One window of Ziziphus jujuba cultivar Dongzao chromosome 5, ASM3175591v1 genomic DNA carries:
- the LOC107433729 gene encoding QWRF motif-containing protein 2 has protein sequence MVAAVSTTPFNNKIASQGRRPQNPTRPPLLPSEPDNALAATRRSKAREVTSRYMSSSSSSSSTSSSSSSTGSRRCPSPQVSKTPTPTATMTPRPAALPVTKRTQSAERRRPVTPRTNSLDLRGCNGVGGAGEMSAVQKLLFASTRSLSVSFQGESFAFQVSKVKRPPSPSPSPSPSPSVRKSTPERRKVTTPARGDQSENLKPMEQQQRWPGRLRQANCMNQSLDCTDERRSGSGSGGNVVRALQKYMAEDGDHIDGKLSSALGSAELEKAVVDSNSSVRSDVQSEPVAFSDSESVSSGSSTTTGAQEFAGGGGNGGLGLRGGPRGIIVPARFWQEAKNRLQRQPEPGSPLSRNGVKSLSTSGLVSSPRGVLNTRAQSSPMRSGVVRPASPNKSSAATFTISSPSRGISPSRVRNGVVAASSLNNAPSILSFAADLRRGKGGENRIHDAYILRILYNRLLQWRFVNARADASLSVQKLNAERSLYNAWITTSKLRESVRTKRTELDSLRQSLKLTAILKGQMIYLEEWSHMDRDYSSSLLGAIEALRASTLRLPVVGGARADVQNVKDAICTAVDVMQAMASSIYTLSSKAGEVNSVVAELANVTAVEQILLGQCKDLLSTVAALQVKECSFRTHIIQLKRIPSSLTTKV, from the exons ATGGTAGCTGCTGTGTCCACTACGCCATTCAACAACAAAATCGCATCCCAAGGAAGGCGTCCTCAAAACCCTACAAGACCTCCTCTGTTACCGTCCGAACCCGACAATGCTCTTGCTGCTACTCGTCGTTCCAAAGCCCGAGAAGTCACTTCTCGTTACATgtcctcttcctcctcctcctcttctacctcttcatcatcttcttctaccGGTTCTAGACGATGTCCGTCGCCGCAAGTTTCCAAGACTCCCACTCCAACGGCTACCATGACCCCGAGGCCTGCGGCTTTACCGGTTACCAAGCGTACACAATCTGCCGAGAGGAGGCGGCCGGTGACTCCCCGGACTAATTCATTGGACTTGAGGGGTTGTAATGGAGTTGGTGGTGCTGGTGAGATGTCTGCGGTTCAGAAGCTGCTCTTCGCTTCGACAAGGAGCTTATCGGTTTCGTTTCAAGGTGAGTCGTTCGCATTCCAAGTCAGCAAGGTGAAGCGTCCACCGTCGCCGTCGCCGTCGCCGTCGCCGTCGCCTAGTGTGAGGAAGAGTACGCCTGAGAGGAGGAAGGTGACGACGCCAGCGAGAGGAGATCAGAGCGAGAATTTGAAACCGATGGAGCAGCAGCAGCGGTGGCCAGGGAGGTTGCGGCAAGCGAATTGTATGAACCAGAGCTTGGATTGTACAGATGAGAGAAGGAGCGGTAGTGGATCTGGAGGCAATGTAGTAAGGGCATTGCAAAAATACATGGCCGAGGACGGCGATCATATCGATGGAAAATTGAGCTCTGCTTTAGGCAGTGCAGAATTGGAGAAGGCCGTTGTCGATAGCAATTCGTCTGTTCGCTCTGATGTACAGTCCGAGCCCGTTGCTTTTTCTGATTCGGAAAGTGTGTCTTCCGGCAGTAGTACAACAACGGGAGCCCAAGAATTTGCCGGTGGTGGCGGGAATGGCGGTTTAGGGCTGCGAGGAGGGCCGAGAGGAATCATAGTGCCGGCAAGGTTTTGGCAGGAGGCGAAGAACCGGTTGCAGCGGCAGCCGGAGCCAGGGTCACCGTTGTCTAGGAATGGAGTGAAGTCTTTGTCCACCTCAGGGCTCGTTTCGTCTCCACGAGGGGTTTTGAATACGAGGGCACAGTCATCTCCTATGCGTAGTGGGGTTGTTCGCCCTGCATCGCCAAATAAATCGTCTGCTGCAACATTCACAATATCATCCCCATCGAGGGGAATCAGTCCATCTCGAGTGAGGAATGGAGTAGTGGCGGCTAGTAGTTTGAACAACGCACCATCGATTTTAAGCTTTGCTGCTGATCTTAGAAGAGGGAAAGGTGGGGAGAACCGGATACATGATGCATATATACTTAGGATATTATATAACAGGCTTTTGCAATGGAGATTCGTCAATGCTAGAGCTGATGCTTCACTCTCAGTACAGAAATTAAATGCAGAG AGAAGCCTCTATAATGCTTGGATAACGACATCAAAACTTCGGGAATCTGTCAGAACCAAAAGAACAGAATTAGATTCACTGAGACAAAGTTTAAAGCTAACTGCCATCCTCAAAGGGCAG ATGATATATTTGGAAGAGTGGTCTCATATGGATCGTGATTACTCTAGTTCTTTGTTAGGGGCCATTGAAGCTTTGAGGGCTAGTACTCTCCGCCTTCCAGTGGTTGGTGGGGCAAGG GCAGATGTCCAGAATGTGAAGGATGCTATTTGCACGGCAGTTGATGTGATGCAGGCAATGGCATCATCAATATACACTTTGTCATCTAAg GCTGGGGAAGTGAACTCCGTGGTGGCTGAACTTGCAAATGTAACTGCAGTGGAGCAAATTTTGCTTGGtcaatgcaaagatctattgtCAACAGTTGCAGCCTTGCAA GTGAAGGAATGTAGCTTCAGAACACATATTATACAACTAAAACGTATACCTTCAAGCCTGACAACCAAAGTGTAA
- the LOC107433730 gene encoding uncharacterized protein LOC107433730, which produces MKASGLWVSLVAVGTTLLFVSFTGSVTGFYVPELHFSYHGEGTTTKAISRKLKENDYNPSTLEIMKDAHTVTLEDYHPIDPVPSSKASIKPGPIEHGSPIIPFIPKPSPPGHP; this is translated from the exons ATGAAAGCTTCTGGGTTATGGGTCTCGCTCGTGGCGGTTGGAACAACTTTATTGTTTGTCAGCTTCACTGGCAGCGTAACTGGCTTCTATGTTCCTG AATTGCATTTTAGCTACCATGGTGAAGGTACAACAACGAAAGCAATAAGCAGGAAGCTTAAG GAGAATGACTATAATCCGAGCACGCTGGAGATCATGAAAGACGCTCACACTGTAACTCTAGAGGATTACCACCCCATTGATCCAGTTCCAAGTTCAAAAGCTTCTATTAAACCTGGGCCAATCGAACATGGCAGTCCTATAATCCCATTCATTCCAAAGCCTTCACCTCCAGGACATCCCTAA
- the LOC107420574 gene encoding protein sym1 produces the protein MGSGNAMRDTTKRCVLLLSERRLRIAGVGVFAKSPSLSNQLQQWRAYAQFPRVMNGGRAYEFSHPLRTTFHFPKRSFSSPTSSPSSTSNSNTGFVGWYLGKLQSRPIITKSISSSLIYAAADITSQMITSTSGSIDSIRTLRMASYGLLILGPSQHMWFNFVSKVLPKRDVLTTLKKIFMGQALFGPCVASSFFSYNAALQGESGSEIVARLKRDLLPTLIGGLMYWPVCDFVTYKFVPVHLQPLVNSSCSYVWTIYLTYMASLQRVSTD, from the exons ATGGGCAGCGGCAACGCCATGAGAGATACCACAAAACGCTGCGTTCTTCTGTTGTCGGAGAGGCGATTACGCATAGCCGGTGTCGGTGTCTTCGCCAAATCACCGTCGCTTTCGAACCAGCTGCAACAATGGAGAGCCTACGCTCAATTTCCTCGCGTAATGAACGGAGGCAGGGCTTACGAATTCTCTCATCCTCTTCGTACAACATTTCATTTCCCTAAGCGTTCGTTTTCCTCGCcgacatcttcaccttcttcgaCTTCTAATTCAAATACTGGATTCGTGGGATGGTATTTGGGAAAGCTCCAATCACGCCCGATTATAACTAAAAGTATCTCGTCCTCGCTCATTTACGCGGCCGCTGATATTACTTCCCAG ATGATCACATCAACTTCTGGTTCTATTGATTCAATAAGGACTCTACGAATGGCTTCATATGGATTACTAATTTTGGGTCCATCACAGCATATGTGGTTTAATTTTGTGTCCAAAGTCTTGCCAAAGCGGGATGTGCTGACAACgttgaagaaaatttttatgGGGCAGGCTTTATTTGGACCTTGTGTTGCTAGTAGTTTCTTCTCCTATAATGCAGCTTTACAAG GTGAGAGTGGCAGTGAGATTGTTGCCAGATTGAAACGAGACCTGCTCCCAACATTGATTGGTGGTCTGATGTACTGGCCCGTTTGTGATTTCGTGACATACAAATTTGTACCTGTTCATCTTCAG CCATTGGTGAACAGTTCATGCTCATATGTATGGACCATTTATTTGACGTACATGGCAAGCTTACAGAGAGTGAGCACTGATTAG